Within the Mauremys reevesii isolate NIE-2019 linkage group 2, ASM1616193v1, whole genome shotgun sequence genome, the region AAAGAGAAACACCCAGATTAAAAGGTGGCTTCTTGGCAGggctccttcccctctgcccagggAGCACTGCAGCAGAAGAGCACCCATGCCTGCCTCTCCAAGTCACATTTcatctcctccctcccgccccatgCCAAGCGGATGGAAGTGAAATATCTCCTGATTTATACCTCTGTGTTTGAGCTTAGAGTCTCATGCCTAGCTCCTCCTTATGGAAAAAACTCCTCTCGGGCCTCATAATGCTACAAGGAACTGCAGCTTCAGGCCAGCCCTAGGCTCTCTTGCCTTTTGTGTCTTAAATAATCCCTACATCAAAGCTGCTGGCATCCATGAAGGCCACAGACTTGGGTTCACTGCAAATGAAAGAGGCGTGGAAGAAATAATGTCGTGCAACCACTCCAGACACCACGTGTTGGTCCAGAGCTCAGCGTGCTAAGCAGATGTTGAGTGCTGGGCTTTTCTGAAAACTGGGCTCCCAGGATCACCATGGGAGCTGCTCAGTGCTGAGTGCGTTTGGAAATCTGTTCTGTTTGCACTCATGCTGAatgctgggtgaaattctgctcATGTACCGCTCAGGTTCCATGTACACCCCAAAGCTGCCTATTGGCTGCCATCAGAAGCTAGTAATACATAGCAGAACCCACTTCATTAGCGGGCCTCATGCAGGGCTTGTACCCAGAGTGAATCTGCCTATGTTATCAATTCACCAGGTCCCCTTTTTACATATGGAGCGCACACTTATGTTGTATGAACACACCCAATACATCCATGCCACATATACCCAGGGATTCTgcccactgcacacatatgcaaCACATGCAGATGTCATGTGACCCCGTTACCTCTGCTCACACACCGTATGTACTTTTATGCATGTTACAAACATACCACCTACACAACCAAAACACACCTTACTGACAGTGTCTCCACCCATTTCACACCCATTCTTTGCACATACATGCACCTTGCACGCCCCGCATATGCTGTTCACTTTCCCTTGCCTAATCCAGGCACAACACCCTGCATGCGTGTACAATAAACCCCCTCTTTCACTGTAACTGCAGTATATGGCTATCTGCCATTCCACCCTACCCTCTGTACAATGACGGCAATCAAGCTGCTTTAAGCACAGTGCAAAGCAGTGCCTGAAATGACAAAGGGGATGTTAAAACTGCGGGTTACCCAGACACCACCCCGAACCCCCCTCTTGGCATTCTCACATTTTCTCTAGCTCATGGCATGCACACCCTTACCCTTCCCTGCCTGCAATTGCTCtcctttcaaaacaaaaaaaacccctcaaatcCCTCCTCCTTTCGTGCCTATtggcccagagccccttccctccccagcaccaTCTGCTCCGAATCTGTCCTGTTCAAGGCTTGCGATATACTTGCTGGCACCAACACCTGCAAGGTGCCAGCTGCTCTGTCAAACCTCCGTGTGGGCTGACACCCGCTCTTCAGCTGGCACCATGGATTCAGATGGAATTAATTAGGGCTCCAATGAGAGGGGCACATACATGGGGAGAGGAAGTGAGAGAATGATAGAAGCTGGGGAATCACTGCCTGAGTTACAGCTCTTTGGGAAGGGCTATTCTCcatgttattatttatattccagtagcTCTAACCAAGATCGATGCCCATCATGCTGGGCCCTGCACAGCCACAAGatcagagacagtccctgcccccaaagagctcacaccTTAGATAGATGAGGCCCGCCAAGGaagtgtcagaggctccccttttACAgtgggggaactgaagcacagggtGGTGAGGGGTCAGTTTTTCAAGGGCTCACcacccacagctggggccagatttttccaTAGCACTCAACATGGCCATCTGAAGCCTATCAGGGgcgcacacacacagcacagtCCTTTTAGAAATCTGACATATGTAAAGCACCAAGGGAGTTCAGGAATGGAATCCAGGTCCCCCCAAGTTTTGGGCCAGTGCATTGACAACAAGATCAGCCTTCCTCTATAACTGGTCCGTGCTCAGCCATTCCCAGGTTGGTCTCCTAGCCATGTGAGCACCTATGCCTCCCAAGTcacagctctcccccccccccttcatttagAGCCAGCATTCGTCGGCAGAGCTGTGCCCACAGAAGCTGCATGTGCATCCAGATAGCTGTGTAAACATACACCTCCATAGAGTACTCTCTCTCCAGTGCTGGCAGAGGGGCTGCCTCAGAGCACCCCCAAATTCTCACATCGGGGATGAGAAGCTGCAATGGAGTCccatgctgggcagggggttctgccctgggcaggggcggctccagacccagcacgccaagcgcgtgcttggggcgacatgccgcggggggcgttcTGCTGGTCGCCGGAAGGGCGGCgggcaggcagcctttggcggcatgcctgcggagggtccactggtcccgcggctccagtggaccagcagaccctccacaggcacgcctgcgggaggtccaccgtagccgcgggaccagcagaccctccacaggcacgcctgcgggaggtccaccgtagccgcaggaccagcgaccggcagagcgccccccggggCATGcccccatgcttggggcggcgaaatggctagagccgcccctggccctggggccatgCTGTGGGCTGGAGGTTAAACTCACTCTGGTGAAGGGAAGTCTGTCCATTGATTCTAATGGTCTCTGGATCTGGTTGCGAGGCCAATTGGTTTTATGGCCTCTACCCCTTCATTGTCCATCACCATACTGATCCCCTCACTGTGCCGTAGGAGCCAGGCGGGTTGGACCATGGAGCTGCTCTCCACCCCCCGCAGCATCGAGATCAACAACATCACGTGTGACTCATTCCGGATCTCCTGGGCCATGGACGGGGGAGACCTGGAGAGAGTCACCCACTACTTCATCGACCTGAACAAGAAGGAGAACAAGAACTCCAACAAATTCAAACACAGGGTGAGCAAGGGGCAGGGGCGTGGGGGAACGTGGGCAGCGACTGGATGCTCGTGGCCACCCTCAGCCAACGATTGTTCTCCGAGTACTCAGCCCAGTGCTGAGTCACTCCCCATGTAGCCATCGGCTGCCATCTCTTCCTCGCGGCACAGCTGTGTATCTACATCCCAGATGCCTCCAAACTGGTTCCCTTTGCTGGCAGCACCAGTGAAGGACCCAAGGGGTGCATGTCCTATGGAGCATGGAAGGGGTCCCTTCGGGGTACGGACTGGGTTCATGGATGGGGACAGCATAGGGCGGGGTGCTGTGCCTTGTGCTGGTTCAAAGCCTGGTCCCACTAATATCAAAATCCTTCAGTGGGAGGAGGATTTGGATCTCAGCCCCTCAGACTCTCAGCCCACTAGTGTCACCAGCCCAAGATGCCTGAGCCAGGCTTCAATGGAAAAAgagcctcctttccccacccaacTTTGCTGTGAAGttaaaacaggggtaggcaacctatagcacacgtgccaaaggcggcacacgagctgattttcagtggcactcacactgcccaggtcctggctaccggtctagggggctctgcattttaatttaattttaactgaagcttcttaaacattttaaaaaccttatttactttacatacaacaatagtttagttatatattatagacttatggaaagagaccttataaaaacattaaaatgtattactggcacgcgaaaccttaaattagagtgaataaatgaagactcggcacaccacttctgaaaggttgccgacccctgagttaaAAGGCTTTGCCTGGGAGATTTGATGCCGGGGGCCAGAGTAGCAGTGAGCCATGGGAGACTTGAGGCCTGCTCCCGTGAACCAGTGTGGGGATGGGTGAGGAGGCAGCTGTATCCCTCAAATCAGCATGGAGAGGAGTGATTAAACGTACCCTCCAACACATAACTAGAGGAGATGTGGAATGTATTACTCACTCTTCCTTCTCCCTCTGGAATGGAGTCACTAATTCACGATCCTTTTAGCAGGATGGTTACCACGGTGATGCTATttaatgttaaatatttttttcccctccccaataATAAGCTTCTTTTTCCCCCATGTCTTCTGACTCTTCAGCATTTGCTGTTGCCACAGAAACGGCACTGCGCTGCACTGATGCTTTTGTGGCCTACTGACACGGCAATTTATTCCTTAAAACAAAGGTTTTCAGGACACCTCAGAGCTTGTTTGGCTGTTTCCAGGGCTCTGTTAGATTTCTTTGCCCATCTTGCATGCAAGAGGAGTTGGGCACAATCcttgctgggtggggtgggaggtatATTGGTGCCTTAGTGGTGCAACACAGAAGGCACCATCTCAGACATTGCTCAAACAGAAAAAGAATTAGTGTTCCATAGGACTGAATACTATGTTAATGCATACTGCACTGTTCCACAGTGATGAATGCTATGGCAATAATTACTACAGTGTTACGCAGAAATGAATGCCATGGCAATAATGACAACAATGTTCTGCAATATCAAGTACTGCAGTATTTCACTGCAGTGAGTATCATGTCAATAGATACTACATATTCTGCAGTAACAGGTACTACAACAGTAAATACCATGGTAATAAATTATTCTGCAATAACAAGTACCAGAGTATTCCACAGATAATACCATACTAATGAATATTATAATACTCTGCAGTAACAGATATGACAGTATTCCACTTCTGTAGATACTATGGCACCAAATACTACAGTAACAGATattagtaaaagcaacaaagaatcctgtggcaccttatagactaacagacgttttgcagcatgagctttcgtgggtgaatacccacttcttcggatgcaagtcccctgtattcacccacgaaagctcatgctgcaaaacgtctgttagtctataaggtgccacaggattctttgttgcttttacagatccagactaacacagataTTAGTAAGAGTACTACTCTGCAGTGTACTGCAGTAATGAGTGCTATGGTGATGCTAGAAAGCAGTGGTATTCTATTATAGTGAATTTGGCAGCATTCTCGGTCAGTCTATGCTATATAAGAGCAACATAGTAGTAGTAAGAGTTGTTTTAGAGTAGTGGCCACTGTAGCAATATACCCAACAGTTTTCCACGCCAGTAGGTCATGTAGCTTACTGTACAGCAGATTGTGGAGCCAAGCAGTTGTCCTTGTAATAGACTAGGATTGTTTTTAAGAAGGGTTTTCCCAAGGTCTCCATGACCTGCCTCTTTGTTCATCATGGGCAGGCACGGACTCCTTTACAGGCATGCACGTCCAGTtcaggggagctgctggagggtcTTGCCAGATCAGCCTTGTGCAATGCTCTGAGGCTATGCCTGGATGGGTGCTGTACTTCCCAGGGCCCAGGTGTCATGCTGCTCATGGGAGGAggctttggcggcgggggggaaATCACTAGCCACACTGCTTCGATCCCAAGCCTGGTTTATTTTTGCACGTGTggcatggctcttccccttgaaCAGGATGTGCCCACCAAGCTGGTCGCCAAGGCAGTCCCACTGCCCATGACTGTGAGGGGCCACTGGTTCCTGAGCCCCAGGACAGAATACAGCGTGGCCGTGCAGACAGCGGTGAAGCAGAGTGATGGGGAGTACCTGGTGTCTGGCTGGAGCGAGACCGTGGAGTTCTGCACAGGGGGTGAGTGTGCCCTGATGAGTCAAGAGCAATAGCTGGTAGCTGAACCTCAGCCACATGGTCCGTGCCCAGCTGGCACAGACTGTGATGAGCCCCCGCGGCCCATCCTCGGAAGGGAATCTCCAGCCTGCTGCACCACAGAAGGGAATTGGTTCTCAGCGCTGAGCTCACTGTGGACCCACATCAGATctgctcagggggaggggagagggggggacgCTGGCATGTCATACTGCTTATGCAAGGCCTGGGGAGTTCATGCTGCTTGAATATTAAACGAGAACTGAGCTGTCCATGGGTTGCCCCCCTGGGGCTCTAGCCTCTTTGTGCAGCCATTTCTCTTAGCCAGGGACTGCTCCCTAATGGGCCTGCTGCCAAGTCCGAGGGGGCTGGCACAGACTGGCTGCCACCAGCACAATACCCGCAAATAGATTTCCTTTCTCCCCTGCAttagctggggcgggggcagaggggggatcATTGCTCCCCTGCTTTGCTTTCAGACAGGTTGGAGCCCCCCCCACAGCCTTTCCACTGACCCCCCCCCAATTCCATAGTGATAAACAGCAGAGGAAGGCTTTGCGTgtgcccctgcccggcccccctcCCAAATTGGCCAGGGAGCTCTCTGTTCCCCAACAATCCCCGGTCCTCTCAGCGCCTTGGGGCACTGGTGCTGCTAATCAGagagaccccctgcccctggggcaggagCCTATTTGCAggctgtgggtgttctggggAAGGGTTGAGGGGAAAGGGGACAGAAGAGGGGGATGGATGCAGGGCAGCCCAAGAGGGGAGGGAGCATCCTGTGCTAAAGGCATATAAAGAAAAACaagagcagtgggggctgctgACTCTGAGGCAGAACAGAGGCTGacagaggctggggggtgaggggagagctAGCAAAACCCTGTCTTGTGGAGCAACAGTGGAAGAGTGGGAGGCTTAGGGTGTGGGAGCTAGTTGCACCCTGAGGGGGAAGCaaagggagggaggagctggctgctgcCAGCTAGGGGAAAGGGTGGGAACCGGTTGTAAAGGCAGGGGAAGGAATaaacaaaggggtggggggagctggctgcagcCATAGGAGAGAGGCAGAAAGATGGGAATGGGGCGGGGGAGCTGTCTGGTTGCCTCCGGTGTAGAGGGGGATCCAGCTAGCTGTGGTGTGGAGGGGgagccaggctgagctgctggggaGCCAGCTgtctggagggagtggggaggagcccagcagGTTGCAGAGGGGTGGTAGGAGGGGAGCTAGCTGCACTGATGTAGGTGATGGCCAATGTCTCCCTCCCCCTTGCAGACTATGCTAAGGAGCACCTGGCCCAGCTGCAGGAGAAGGCTGAGCTCATTGCGGGCAGGATGCTCAGATTCTCTGTCTTCTATAGGAACCAGCACAAGGAATATTTCCAGCATGTCAGGTAACaccccctactcccctcccagctcctctaGCAGGGCCGGAACACACACCCAGCCTAGCAAATGCAGGGGGTCTGGGGGGAAGAATCACCATCTCCAGGAGTTTTCCTGACTTAGAATGAGGAGGcacaaagaacacagagctggggctgcaaggCTGGTCTCCCCTCTGaccctgtcctgtcctgtcccagACCTATCTGCACTCGCTCAAAAGTAAAACCAATTTCAAGCACACTCCccgagctgggaatagaactcaggagtcctgatgcATAGTCTTCTGTTTTAACCCATagaccccacccctctctcaaagctgggcatagaacccaggaatcctggctccaatcccaccccctgctctaaccactagtccacAAACACTAGCTTGTGGTATACCCACACCAGCAAATAGTATCCAAACCCGGATTTCAGTGGGGGCATGCTGGGGTAACCCCGAGGAGCGGTTAGTCTCTAGTGCGGCCGACGGAGCACAAGAGCCATGCCCCCTCTGCTGGGCTGACAGTCTGaagctcactctctctctccctgcctctcaggATGCATTGTGGGAACATGATGAAGCCCTCCCTGAAGGACAACAGTGGGAGCCATGGCTCACCCACCAGTGGCATGCTGCACGGGATCTTCTTCAGCTGCAATACTGAGTTCAAcacaggccagcccccacaggactCGCCCTATGGCCGCTACCGCTTCCAGATCCCTGCCCAGCGCCTCTTCAGCCCCAACACCAACCTCTACTTTGCGGACTTCTACTGCATGTACACCGCCTACCACTACGTCGTCCTGGTGCTGGCCCCTAAGGGCTCCCCAGGAGACCACTTCTGCCGGGAG harbors:
- the LOC120398062 gene encoding phytanoyl-CoA hydroxylase-interacting protein isoform X2; this encodes MSQAGWTMELLSTPRSIEINNITCDSFRISWAMDGGDLERVTHYFIDLNKKENKNSNKFKHRDVPTKLVAKAVPLPMTVRGHWFLSPRTEYSVAVQTAVKQSDGEYLVSGWSETVEFCTGDYAKEHLAQLQEKAELIAGRMLRFSVFYRNQHKEYFQHVRMHCGNMMKPSLKDNSGSHGSPTSGMLHGIFFSCNTEFNTGQPPQDSPYGRYRFQIPAQRLFSPNTNLYFADFYCMYTAYHYVVLVLAPKGSPGDHFCRERLPQLDISCNKFLTCCMEDGELVYHHAQDIILEVIYTEPVDLSLGVLGEISGHQLMSLSTADAKKDPSCKTCNISVGR
- the LOC120398062 gene encoding phytanoyl-CoA hydroxylase-interacting protein isoform X1, whose translation is MEHVNTSGEERSQAGWTMELLSTPRSIEINNITCDSFRISWAMDGGDLERVTHYFIDLNKKENKNSNKFKHRDVPTKLVAKAVPLPMTVRGHWFLSPRTEYSVAVQTAVKQSDGEYLVSGWSETVEFCTGDYAKEHLAQLQEKAELIAGRMLRFSVFYRNQHKEYFQHVRMHCGNMMKPSLKDNSGSHGSPTSGMLHGIFFSCNTEFNTGQPPQDSPYGRYRFQIPAQRLFSPNTNLYFADFYCMYTAYHYVVLVLAPKGSPGDHFCRERLPQLDISCNKFLTCCMEDGELVYHHAQDIILEVIYTEPVDLSLGVLGEISGHQLMSLSTADAKKDPSCKTCNISVGR
- the LOC120398062 gene encoding phytanoyl-CoA hydroxylase-interacting protein isoform X3 — its product is MELLSTPRSIEINNITCDSFRISWAMDGGDLERVTHYFIDLNKKENKNSNKFKHRDVPTKLVAKAVPLPMTVRGHWFLSPRTEYSVAVQTAVKQSDGEYLVSGWSETVEFCTGDYAKEHLAQLQEKAELIAGRMLRFSVFYRNQHKEYFQHVRMHCGNMMKPSLKDNSGSHGSPTSGMLHGIFFSCNTEFNTGQPPQDSPYGRYRFQIPAQRLFSPNTNLYFADFYCMYTAYHYVVLVLAPKGSPGDHFCRERLPQLDISCNKFLTCCMEDGELVYHHAQDIILEVIYTEPVDLSLGVLGEISGHQLMSLSTADAKKDPSCKTCNISVGR